Below is a window of Cytophagia bacterium CHB2 DNA.
CTGGAGACTATCCTAAGGAGGAGCATTGAAGATTCACGAATATCAAGCCAAAGAAATTTTGCGCAAATTCGAGGTGGCAGTACCGAAAGGTAAAGTTGCCAAAACGCCGGAAGAAGTAGGCGTGATTGCGCATGAGTTGGGCGGCAAGGTGGTTGTGAAAGCGCAAATTCACGCCGGCGGGCGCGGCAAAGGCGGCGGCGTCAAGCTGGCGCAAGATGCGCATGAGGCTTATGAAATCGCGCGCAAGATGATTGGCATGCAGCTCGTCACCCCGCAAACCGGGCCGGAAGGCAAGCGCGTTAATCAAGTGCTGATCGAACAGGCATTGAACATTGCGCGCGAGTTGTATGCCGGCATCGTGCTGGATCGTGCGTCGTCCCAACTCGTTTTCATGGCGAGCACGGCGGGCGGCATGGAAATCGAAAAAGTGGCGGAAGAAACGCCCGAGCTGATTTTGAAAGAGTACGTCGATCCGCTGACCGGCTTGCGCGCGTCGCAAGCGCGCAAGCTCGCGTTCGGCCTGGGATTGGAAGGCGAAGCGTTCAAGAACGCGGTGAAGTTTTTCCTGGCTCTGTATCGCGCATGCGTCGCGTCGGATTGTTCGCTCGCCGAGATCAATCCGTTGATCGTGACGGCCGAGGGCCAGGTGCTGGCGCTTGACGCCAAAATGAATTTCGACGACAACGCACTGTTTCGCCACGCCGACATTCTTAAACTGCGCGATTTGAATGAAGAGGATCTGCTGGAAGTCGAAGCTTCGAAGTACAATCTGAATTACGTCCGGCTCGATGGCAACGTCGGCTGCATGGTCAACGGCGCGGGCCTGGCCATGGGCACGATGGACATCATCAAGCTGGCCGGCGGCATGCCCGCAAACTTTCTCGATGTCGGCGGCGGCGCGAATCCCCAAACGGTCGAAAACGGTTTCAAAATCATTCTCTCCGATCCCAATGTCAAAGCGA
It encodes the following:
- the sucC gene encoding ADP-forming succinate--CoA ligase subunit beta, with the translated sequence MKIHEYQAKEILRKFEVAVPKGKVAKTPEEVGVIAHELGGKVVVKAQIHAGGRGKGGGVKLAQDAHEAYEIARKMIGMQLVTPQTGPEGKRVNQVLIEQALNIARELYAGIVLDRASSQLVFMASTAGGMEIEKVAEETPELILKEYVDPLTGLRASQARKLAFGLGLEGEAFKNAVKFFLALYRACVASDCSLAEINPLIVTAEGQVLALDAKMNFDDNALFRHADILKLRDLNEEDLLEVEASKYNLNYVRLDGNVGCMVNGAGLAMGTMDIIKLAGGMPANFLDVGGGANPQTVENGFKIILSDPNVKA